In Myotis daubentonii chromosome 11, mMyoDau2.1, whole genome shotgun sequence, the genomic window CTGGGCTGTAGACTAAGTTAGTTTAGAGAAGAGCTGGAGGGTGGGTATTTTAGAGCTGAAGATGACCAGACATTTTTTAGCTTGTCTGAAATGTTTTTAGGCTTTGAAAGAGGGCTGAAATTAGCAACTGGGAAGAGAAAAACACTTCATTTTATACCCCAGTGAGTTGAAACTCCTCAGTAaacctattaaaaatattttatttcctttttgtagATTCTTCTGCCATGGCTGAGCATAGCATATCATTGGTCCACATCACCAACCATTTTGACACCTCGTTTTGTCCTTATTTTTTacctaatttttctctttcctattgGTTTTAGAGCCAATTTCCTAGCTAAGAGCTGTACTCTTTGCCAATCCATATCCATGACACAGAAACCACCAGTACACATACTGCTTTGTTCATGATGATGGAGAAGGTTACAGATGGCTACATTGTGGTCAAAGGCCATCATGCCGAGGAGCAAACACTCTGTTGACCCCATTGCGAACCAGAAAAACATCTGCACTGCGCATCAAGAGAAGGAAATGTTCCTTTTCTTTGAGATTAAGCTCACCAATGTTGAGGGAACAGAGGAAGATGTATAGCAGATATCCAGGAAAGAGAGGTTGcccaggaagaagtacatggggtGTGAAGATGGGAATCCAAGATGCTCGCTATGATCAGAACACCATTGCCGATCAGAATCACTAGATACATAACCAGAATTAGAGCAAAGTAAATGATCTCAAGTTTTGGGTAACCAGAGTTCCAGAAGAATGAATTCTTTCACAAATTTCTTGTTTGTTATATCCATGTCCCAGCTTTCAGGATATCAAAAGAAGatctaacataaaatattttcactgccAAGCAACAAATGTAACAGATGTCTTACTCTAGGGTGACACAGAAAGAGTGTTTTCTTTAACTTCTGTCATCTGCTCCTGACATATGCTGTTGTCTTCAACAGTTCGTGCCCAGAATAAAATGATCCTGGGATGTTGAAAATCCTCCGCCCTGTGTCTGATGTGTTCAGATCTACTAGGATCAGAAGCAAATACAGAAGCAAGCTTTCTGTTGATGACACCACACCCTAAGTTGAGTTTTCTAAGAAACTTTAGAATATTTCAGACAACAAACCTGATTTCTTCATTTAGACAGGTTCAGTGAGGGAGTCGTGAGGGAGGCAACATACTAGAATTTTGAGTCTGTATTTAGtagaaattttcaaaaatgtaaagcAAATTTGGTTTTCATGAGTATTTGTCTACCTGACATTCTGTATCTCCTTTGAGTCAGTTAAATTGTGTGTTTTTATAGGGAAAACATTTGATTATAGTAAATTAAACCTTGTACACTGTAATTTAACATCTGCTCAAAGATAAAGTTAGTTGTTGATCTCATAGTTATAGCCCactcttattattttgttagttCCTATTGCAAGATCAGTGTGTAGACCAACTATGCATGTATATGATGGAGAACCTTTAAAGAACAATAGtcactcttcatttattttattctgtgacTTCCAAGTTAATCGTAATTTATGTACCTGAGAAaactataataaagtttaaatatatttgtgtgtgtaacACTTTTGACTTTACAAAACCCaaattattcttttcattatccctattgtttttttcaaatgttaaagaCAGAATGTGGCCAAAGTGATCCAACCTGTAAGTACTTCTTACCATGATGGAAGATTCAGGGCTGTGGGACTAAGTGATATGTCCCCGAACATTCCATTACCTGTGAAATGATTCTACACTCACTCTACACGACTTCCTAGGATAAAGCAAAGTTCCCTCAAGTGGGGTCAGAAATTGGCCAAGGGACGCCTCAGACAGGGACAAGAGTACTCTGATCAGCCCCAGCATGAACGCGAAAGAAGATACCAAACATGGCTTACCACAAAACATGGTGGTGATCCAGGTCCAGCCCCTTTGGGGTGCAGGCCTGGAGAGCCTGTTGGCTTCCACTTGCAGAAAAATGTAATGACAATGTATCTTGGGCCACTTAAACCACTTTTCTTGCCACTAGCTCCAAGCCTTCCCCTCCTAGGCAGAAATTCCCTCACCAATTCAAACCCACCTTGAGACAGTTCTGTCTTGTTGCCTTTGTTCTTCTTCTCCCAGAAATTTAAATTGGTTACTTTGTGTACTGTACAAAAAagagaggcaggaggaaaggCGTGTGTCTGTCTTGCTCATCCCTCTATACCTAGAGCCTAACAAAGTGGCTGCACACGTTGGGTTTGGGCTAAATTGGTGAAGGTGTACATTCTAGGTTCTTAAGCAACTTGCCTGTGTGGTATTTGTGGATTCATACtcaagaaaattttaatatgccCAAGTTATTCATTTGCAGCAAGATCTGATGTTTAAAAAAACTCTCCTTCAGTCAGCACTAAAATAATGCTGTCATATATAGACAATGCCAGTACAGAAGGTCACTCAGTTGTACTCATGTGAATGGATGTAGCATGAGGTGAACTTAATGAAAAAGTACGTGGGGCTTAGAAGAGAAAGGTCCAGGTTTAAGGTTCTTTTCATCTAATATATAGTCTcggttttctcatttgtgaagtAGTGATAAAAATACCTGACTTACTTTTCTCCCAGCTTTGTTTTGAGAAAAATTCAGTAGCATATGAAAACTGCTTTATGAATTAATGGGCATTACAtagaaataacaatgataataaatcatAGCTATTTGGTAACAATAATAAATTAGTATCCGAATTTCCTCACGCTATTCACATTTTAAATCCATATTTAATAATAGCTTAAATTATGGAATGAAAATTGCCGTTTCATGGTATTGAAGACTTACTCTTCTACTGATAATTATTCCCACCTCCTAAAAGAACCAGTTACTTTCTTCTTAGTATTTATGTCAGCATTCTAAATTAAGGTCAGGTTCACCAAACAATGCCAGATTCCACAGATGTGgaagaataaatatttgtaatgCAACAGTTGTAATTGCTCCCCAATCCCCAAAGCAATTTAAAGTTGGAACCATAGCTCTGTGGAATAAAGAAACTTCAGGTGTGTCAGGGACAGTGTACCACAGACCCAATTAAGATGGCTGTTAGGAATACACTGTGACCGAACtaaagcacaaaaataaaatgacattctCCGACCCATGCACCTTGTGGAAACAAGAACAAATGTTCACCAAATTAACTTTATAAAATGTCAGAGCTTTTTAATCCAAAATATGCTTACCAAAGCAAAGTTAATTCAAACTAAGATCTTAGTTCAAATGATAAGTTCCAAGGTGAAATGCTGGAACTGAAAATGGTCCGgatattataaattaaataaaacagataTTTGTTGTGAACTAAATGCATTGCCATTTAACTTTTTTGCTTAGTTTATCTTCATTCTTTTAGAAAGGTTAATGTCATGCAGAATGCTATCGTCAACCTTTTTTGGAATGAGATGAAATACAGATaatcaataatataaataaactTATAGGGCAAAAGTGAATTCAAATGTTTAAGGGCaaaaagtaaactaaaaataatCCAGAATGGGTAGTTTGGGGCATGAATTCAGATAGAGAGATGGTATATTATTAAAGTGTTTCAAACAATCTATTAAGCTATGTTACAGATATTAACACAGATTCTGGCTGTAATTTTCCAAAAGATGCTACATTTCACTGCAAAATAGATGGAATCTGGAGGGCCATTTTCAGAAGGCAGGCCCATGCCCAAGAAGGAGACTCACCAACTACGGACTATGGTTCCACATACTAACCCAGAACCAGCCCTGTTCCCCTGTGGACGTGGCTACAACACTGTTTGGCTTCGATCCTGCCACCAGTACCATCTGCCAAAGGAGCCATCAGGAGTCATGCCTCCCCATGCCACAGGTAACAAGCTCACCGACCTCACTCCTGGCTGTGGCCCTGAAGTAGCCGTGACCTGGCTCCAGATGCTCTTAGCCAACAGGAGTATTTGTCCAGGGACTAGGCAGGAGACACATTCTCTCTGTGCTCCATGGCAAGCCCTCCAACCTCTGTCTGGCTGCAGATCCTGAATTGGCCTATACATCTGTCCCAGTCCCTTCAAGCTGGAAAACTCGCTGCCCACCAAACCCACCTAGAGACATGCTTGTCTAAATCCCTGGAGGTAGACCTGCTGACCTCAGTTTCTCTAGAAGGAACTAGAACCTTTGCAACCAGAGAGAAGTACTGTTCGCACACACTTTTAGTCTGTGTCTCTGGAGGTAAGCACTTGACCTCGGTTCCACTGCAGATCTTGAAAGGGTACCATAAACTGGCTCCAGCTCCTCACAGCCACAGTCAAAAAGTggaccagcccagggccctgTTGGGAACCCTCCCAGGGACCTGAGGGCTACATGCATCATCAGTGCATCTGATAAAAAGCCCACTGTCTGTGGACCCTAAAGCAGACCCTTGTCCCAAAACTAGCAATATTGACCAAGGTCCTGGAGGCAACCTCATCCACCTGGGGACctgaaagtatataaaatatgcaCCTCACTTCTAacgataaatataaatatatactgcaATGGTGGcatataaatcatttttattactaGTATATAAAGGTAAAAGTAGTATGAATTAACTAATACCACAGAAATTTGTTAATAGGAAAACAATACAGAAACATGATATCAATTACATCAATTAcatgaaaggaggaaataaaatgtaaaattgctGCATGTGATTGTATTATGTTCATCTGAAGAGTGAAGTAATGAGGAAAGagagtaaatcaataaaaaacctcccaaaaaagaagagtccaggaccagatggttcCAATGATGAATTCTGccaaatatctaaaaaaaataataataattccagtCCCTCTAAAAATCTTCCAAAGAACTGAAGAAGAGGGAATgcttccaaatttatttttaaaaggacagcatcaccctcataccaataCCAGGTATGGGCATTACAAGAAAAGAATAATACagaccaatattcctgatgaGCATAGATAAAAacaattctcaacaaaatataagaaaaacaaattcaacaacacattaaaaggatcatgCGGGATTTATCCATGAGTTGCAAGGATGATTcaacatttgcaaatcaataaacatgaaactccatataaacaaaatgaagatttaaaaccatatgatttattcaatagatgcagaaaaagcacctGATAAAATTCAATacactttcatgataaaaattctcaataaatcaGGTATAGAAAGTAGGTACTCAACATAacaaagaccatatatgacaagtTCACAGCTTAACATTATACTCAAAGTTGAAAAGctatggggggcaggggagggggagtaaaACTAAGGTGCTAAAGAGttggttaaaattatttaaataatattttacatgcCTAAAGCCTGTTGTCATAAATCAAAGTTAAAGAGAATTAAACAAGGATCAGATACAAATGCAGGGcttccagggaggagggagggggagaagcactAGAAGTTCAAAAGCCATGATCCACAGGGTCTGGTACGCGCCCTTCTGTATAGAACCCAAAGCAATGCCAATGGGACCCACCCGGAGGAGAGAGGAACAGCTGACTGTTTTCTGCAGTGACAACACTCTCATTCTGGTGGAGCAGTGGCAGAACAGCAGAATTCAGTGACCACATCATTTATGTAGAAACCTGGGTCAACCCATAGGAGGTGGATTGGCAAAGAACGCAGCCTCTGAGTAGGAGATATTAATATGGTCATGTTGTGGCTCTAAAACAGGAAAgagtaaaattaagaaaataaaatcagccctagccggtttggcttagtgtaTAGAGCTgatgcctgcggactgaaaggtcctgggtttgattctggttaagggcatatgcctgggttgcagggtcagttccccagtgggggggcatgcaagaggcagccaatcaattattctctgtcatcattgatgtttctatctctctcttcctctctcttcctccctgtaatcagtaaaaatatatttaaaaaaagaaaataaaattaaagcttaGCTATCACAATGGACCAAGAGATTATGGGAAAGCTAgatggtaaaaaaagaaaaactatgataAATTTATTGAAGAGTTTCAATGCATTGGAGAATAAAAGAACTGCTTTTATCTCCCCAATCACTGTTTTTACCACTCCTTTGGATCCTTTGAGAACATCTCAGACAGATttgaaatgtttgtttattttggcaTAAAATACCTACTTTCTTCCCTCCTTTAGATAGTTCTCTGCTAATCTGCAGTCTTGAAAGTTCAGCAGGTCTTCATTCTTGAAGACAAAACCCAGATGCTCTTTCTTTGCAGACTCCCAAAACCTTTAAAGAGTGTTTTTGTAGCACACCCTCACACGGCTTGCATTGGAAAAAACAACTTTCCTATTCTTCCACAGGGACTACAGGGACACACCTCTCACCACTCTGTTGTGCACTCCCCATAAGGTAGAAGTTTCTTCTCCTGGCCTGAACTTTTCTTTATATAGATATGGAGGGAAAGACAAGGGAGGGTGTGGCATATTAGCAGAGTGATTTTTATGGGACAATATCCAGCTCCTGTAATTATTAGCTTAGGTGAAAGAGGTGCTTAGTAGTAACTTTTAGTCCTCAACTTGGAGTCTTAGCTTCAATTCTGAAATTCTAGGGCACTACAAAGCTGGTACTATGCTGAATCCCTTCTCCACTGGGACCTGATTTTAGTCATTTCCTTTTGCATGGTAAGGTAACTATGGCTTACAAAGAAAGTCTATCCAATATCATTTAGGTAGTTTGTGTAATTACAGATTTTGTACTCTTGCCTCTCTACTTCCACAGCTGTGTGTGATTGTTTCTACTATATTTCCACACAGTATAACAGAAACGCTCATTTTAGATATCACCAGGAGTGAGACGCTAATAGAATTCATTGTTCTTGTGTGATCTGGATCAGAGCATATTGGAAGCTAAGTTTATAGAGAACTGTATTTCTCAGTAACTCTTGCTGTACGGGGTTAGGGAAggagaagaataaaaatatttctccttCACCATGCTTTCCACAAGGAGGTTCTTACTGATCTACCTATGAGTCCACCTTTGTACCTATTACACACAGacttatattttctgaataggtTTTTGGTTCAGCAGATATTTCACAGCAGCTTTTACATCTTTATTTCTCAAGCTATAGATTATAGGATTTAGCATGGGGGCCACTACCCCATAAAAGAGGGAAATAAGCTTGTCTGGAGTTTGCAACTTGTCTTCCTCAGGCCGTTCTTGAGACTTGGGCTTGGCATACATAAAGAAGATGGTTCCATAAAATATGATCACCACAGTCAGATGTGCTGAGCAGGTGGAAAAGGCCTTGTGCCTCCCAGTGGCTGAGTTCATCCTCGAGATGGTGTAAAGGATGAACATGTAGGAGAAAAAAATGACCAGCAGTGGAAGAACCAGAAACGCTATATTTGATATCATCATGGTGATAATATTGAGGGATATGTCAGCACAAGCTAGCTTAAGGACAGCTAATATTTCACATGTGAAGTGATTGATAATGTTATTCCCACAGAAAGGCAATTGCATGGCAAGAAATGTTTGCACCATTGAGTTGATTCCACCAGAGAGCCATGACACAGAAGCCATCAGAACATACACCACCTTGCTCATGATGATGGGGTATCTCAGAGGGTTACAGATGGCCACATAGCGGTCAAAGGCCATCATGCCGAGGAGCAAACACTCTGTTGACCCCATTGCAAACCCAAAGAACATCTGCACTGCACATCCAGAGAAGGAAATGTTCCTTTTCTTTGAGATTAAGCTCACCAATGTTGAGGGAACAGAGGAGGATGTATAGCAGATATCCAGGAAAGAGAGGTTGcccaggaagaagtacatgggggtATGAAGACGGGAATCAAAGATGCTCACTGTAATCAGAACACCATTGCCAATCAGAATCACTAGATACATAACTAGAATTAGAGCAAAGTAAATGATCTCAGTCTTTGGGTATCCAGAAAGACCAAGAAGTAGAAATTCTGACACAAATGTCTGGTTAATTTTATCCATGTCATCTGCTTTCAGAAGGAAGATGTAATATAAAATGCATTCGCTGCCAAGAAACACTCATAAAAATTTACTGAACAATTCATTTTTTAGAATGGATTATAAGGAGTGTTTGCTTGAAGCTCTAACATCTGGTTATCTTCAACAATGCATGTAACTAGAATACAATGAAATTGGGAAAGATGGAAGTACCAGCACCCAATGCCAATATATGAAGATCTACCTCTGATCAGACACAGAAGTAATATTTCCTGTTGTTGAGGACATGTCCCTAGGTTGAGATTTCTAAACTCTTGACTAATTACTAATTATATGCCTGACTTCTTCATCTGTCCCAGAAAGCAAGCAGTGGAAATGGCAAAACACTGAAAATTAGATTTGGAATTAATAATGATGGTAAAATTTCACAGCAACTTTGATTTTTTTGGTGCATATTTCTTTCTCAGCCTGCATACCTTAGTCAATTTAATTATATCTTTTATagataattaataataaattgaATGACATTAACTGACATTTAACATGTTTAAACATAGTTGATCTCATATTCCAGCCTCTCTGGGTATCTTCTGTGAGACCATTGCATATATCAGCTCCACATGAATGTTATAGATAATCTTCAGAGAACATTATACAGTCTCTTCACTTATTTTATTCTGTGGTTTCAGAGTGTATCTTGATAATTGATTCATTTAATTCAACCTAAGAAAATTAggtttaaatatttcatataaatatacaccactttgatttataaaatataatcttttatattattcctattttttcaaatataaaagatGGAAACTTCTCCAAAGTTAACAAGGTAGCAGTAAGTGGAGCTCGAAGCTCCTATCAAGTCTAGTTCACAGCTTCACTAACTCTCATCTACATATGAACCATCTGAGTATCTTGAAAAATTTAGATTCTGCTTTAGTGTTCAGGGCAGctcctgagattctgcatttatcCTGAGTGCCCAGGTGATACTTGTGCAACAGGTCTGAACACACTTGGGTAACAAGGCTTCAGCCTACACCAAATCGGTAGATAACGCAGATTTTTCTGATCCAGATagattttctttgctttattatGGATAGGCATGCCATCCTGAAATATGACAAGAACATACTTTTTTGTTTTACAGGAAGCTCCATATTCCTATCATGTTTGTAAACAtcctaaagaaaaaatattattgaaagacaaagtTTTTTAAAGTGGGCTAAACTTTGCCAGACCTTTAACCCAGTCATATTCTAagcataaaagaataaataaaagaataaaatgcctgCCATTACAAAGCTGACAATTCAGTTGGATACAGGAAAAGTACATATGAAAAgacattataaatataattatattatgtaACTGAAACCGTGGAAAGTGAAACCCTAGATAAGAAGGAACTACTGACTTTATTAGAATATATATGACATGAGTTTAACATACTGAAATAGTCTCTCAGGCTAA contains:
- the LOC132212795 gene encoding olfactory receptor 13C3 — translated: MDKINQTFVSEFLLLGLSGYPKTEIIYFALILVMYLVILIGNGVLITVSIFDSRLHTPMYFFLGNLSFLDICYTSSSVPSTLVSLISKKRNISFSGCAVQMFFGFAMGSTECLLLGMMAFDRYVAICNPLRYPIIMSKVVYVLMASVSWLSGGINSMVQTFLAMQLPFCGNNIINHFTCEILAVLKLACADISLNIITMMISNIAFLVLPLLVIFFSYMFILYTISRMNSATGRHKAFSTCSAHLTVVIIFYGTIFFMYAKPKSQERPEEDKLQTPDKLISLFYGVVAPMLNPIIYSLRNKDVKAAVKYLLNQKPIQKI